The following coding sequences lie in one Lolium perenne isolate Kyuss_39 chromosome 2, Kyuss_2.0, whole genome shotgun sequence genomic window:
- the LOC127329300 gene encoding phosphoenolpyruvate carboxylase kinase 2, with the protein MSEEELRRHYEIGEEIGRGRFGVVHRCASRATGALYAVKSVDRSRLADDLDRGLAELEPKLARLAAAGNPGVVQVHAVYEDDAWTHMVMDLCTGPDLLDWVRLRHGAPVPEPEAAAVAAQLAEALALCHRRGVAHRDVKPDNVLLDVPAAGDGPVRARLADFGSAAWVGGGESARGLVGTPHYVAPEVIAGGEYGEKADVWSAGVVLYVLLTGGAFPFSGETASDVFAAVLRGSLRFPPRLFSGVSPMAKDLLRRMICRDVSRRFSAEQVLKHPWILSGGGARDEVVEPT; encoded by the exons ATGAGTGAGGAGGAACTCCGGCGCCACTACGAGATCGGCGAGGAGATCGGGCGCGGCCGCTTCGGCGTCGTCCACCGCTGCGCCTCCCGCGCCACGGGCGCCCTCTACGCCGTCAAGTCCGTCGACCGCTCGCGCCTCGCCGACGACCTCGACCGCGGCCTcgccgagctcgagcccaagctggCGCGCCTCGCCGCCGCGGGCAACCCGGGCGTCGTGCAGGTGCACGCCGTCTACGAGGACGACGCCTGGACGCACATGGTCATGGACCTCTGCACGGGGCCCGACCTGCTCGACTGGGTCCGCCTCCGCCACGGCGCGCCCGTCCCGGAGCCCgaggccgccgccgtcgccgcgcagCTCGCCGAGGCCCTCGCCCTCTGCCACCGCCGCGGCGTCGCGCACCGCGACGTCAAGCCCGACAATGTGCTCCTCGACGTCCCTGCCGCCGGCGACGGGCCCGTGCGGGCCCGGCTCGCGGACTTCGGGTCCGCGGCCTGGGTCGGCGGCGGGGAGAGCGCGCGCGGGCTCGTCGGCACGCCGCACTACGTGGCGCCCGAGGTGATTGCGGGGGGCGAGTACGGGGAGAAGGCCGACGTGTGGAGCGCCGGGGTCGTCCTCTACGTGCTCCTCACCGGCGGCGCGTTCCCGTTCAGCGGCGAGACGGCCTCCGACGTGTTCGCGGCCGTGCTGAGGGGGAGCCTTAGGTTCCCGCCCCGGCTCTTCTCCGGGGTGTCGCCCATGGCCAAGGACCTGCTGAGGCGCATGATCTGCCGCGACGTATCCAGAAGGTTCTCCGCCGAGCAGGTCCTCA AGCACCCATGGATCCTGAGCGGCGGAGGAGCCCGAGATGAGGTGGTGGAGCCAACCTGA